A stretch of DNA from Candidatus Bathyarchaeota archaeon:
CGATTGTTGCTCCTGTTGATAACTCAGATTGGAATCCACCCGGATTGAGGAAACAGGTTTCGAATGAATTGAAAAAGCTTGGAGTTGCCTTTTCATTTCCAAAACCGTTTTGTTCTATGAATTCAAATTCAAAAAATGAAATTATTGACGGTTTTGCTGAAAGGTTTGGAGCTCCTAACTTAAAAATTACTTCAGAAAAAGGCATTATTAAAGAAATCAAAGTATTACGAGGTGCACCATGTGGTGCAACACATTTTGTTACTGAAAAGCTTAAAGGTTCAAGTGATAACGAAGCCAAGAGTAAGGCAAGCCTTCTTGTTCAAACTTATCCTTGCCTTGCATCGAGAACCAAAGATCAAGAGTGCGGTGAACATTTAATTCATGTAGCAGCATACATAATTAAAGGAGCTGTTCATAAGGCCTTGACTAATTCGTAAATACTAAGACTATGAAGTGAATGAAAATATGTCTAGTAAGAGACAGATCAAAGAAATTCTAGAGGCTTTACTTGATTTTAAGGGAAAGAAGATTGAAAATTATTGTTCACAAAAAATAAACGACGGTTTACAACCCAACGATATTTTCAAGGAGCTTTC
This window harbors:
- a CDS encoding DUF166 domain-containing protein, with translation MLDQQKMLICILIQGWYGQRIVENLREKSPKNWEFYIHKFPNKLPIIIDKLDKFMPKQFPKCDLLISLGEDPAIISLLPDLVKKSGAKAIVAPVDNSDWNPPGLRKQVSNELKKLGVAFSFPKPFCSMNSNSKNEIIDGFAERFGAPNLKITSEKGIIKEIKVLRGAPCGATHFVTEKLKGSSDNEAKSKASLLVQTYPCLASRTKDQECGEHLIHVAAYIIKGAVHKALTNS